ATCGCCGTTGAGCGACTCGCGCGGCGCGAAGGCAATGGCGTGTACCAAACCGTCCAAGCCGTCCCATGATTTACCTAAATCAGCAAAAAGCTGTTCGATTTCGGTATCGCTTTGCACGTCGCAACGGAACACCAGCTCTGAGCCCAGTTCGGCAGCCATTTTGCGCACACGGTCTTCCAATTTGTCTACCACATAAGTAAACGCCAGCTCGGCACCTTGGTCGCGGCAGGCTTTGGCGATGCCGTACGCAATCGAGCGCTCGGAAATCATACCGGTGATGAGAATTTTTTTACCTTGTAAGAAACCCATGTTTTTTCCTTAGTTTGTTTCACAGTCGCGATTAAGGGGCATTATAGCGGACTTTGGAAAAACCCTGCAAAGATATATGCTTTATCGATAGCGGCGGTTTCAGGTTACAATGCCTGTTATGGAAACCCCGGTGTTTTGATATGAAGAAACTCTTTGCCGCCGCTTTATGCCTGCTTTCTCCCGCGCTTTATGCCGCACACGGTTTCAGCTTGGGTGCGCCTTTGCTTTATCCGCCCGATTTCAAACATTTCAGTTATGTGAATCCCGATGCACCCAAGGGCGGAACATTGGTGCTGCCTGCATTGGGCGGCTTCGACACATTGAATCCGTTTACGCTGAAGGGTGAAGCGGCATCCGGTATCGGCATATTGACCGTTGACCAACTGATGGTGCAGGGGCAGGACGAGCCTTTTGCGATGTACGGCCTTTTGGCCGAATCGGCGGAGCTTGCGCCGGACGGGCTTTCCGTTATATTCAAACTCAACCCGAAAGCGCGTTTCCATAACGGCGATCCGGTGTTGGCAAAAGATGTGAAAACCTCTTTCGAGCTGCTGACCAAAGACGAAGCGGCGCAACCGATGTACCGCTTATACTGGCCGGACGTTGCAGGAGTGGACGAATTGGATGCGCGCACCGTACGCTTCCGGCTCAAGCAGCGCAATGCCGAGTTGCACCTCACGCTCGGCCAATTGCCCGTGTTTTCCCACAAAAGCTATCCGAAAGGTTTGGCTGCTGCAACAAACACGCCGCCCATCGGTTCCGGCCCTTACAGGCTGGGCAAAAGCGAGAGCGGGCGCAGCATTGAGTTCAAACGCGATAAAGGATATTGGGCGCAGAATCTGCCGGCACGCAAAGGGATGTTCAACTTTGATACCGTGCGTTTTCTCTATTACCGCGACAATGCTGTACGCATAGAGGGCATCAAGGGCGGACGCTATGATTTTACGGAAGAATATACGGCGAGAAACTGGGCGAGAGCCTATCCCGATACGATATTGCAAAAACGTGCTTTGGAAAAACGCGAATGGCCGCACAGCAACACCGCAGGTATGCAGGCTTTTGTGATGAACCAGCGGCGCGGTTTTTTCAAAGACATCCGCGTGCGGCGCGCGCTGGTGTTGAGTTTTGATTTCGAAAGCATTAATCAGCGCCTGTTTTACGGCACTTATACCCGCAGCAACAGCTTTTTTACCAACAGCGAAATGGCGGCAACCGGCAAACCCGAAGGCGCGGAGCTGGAAATTCTGAAACCTTTGAGCGGCAAACTGCCCGAAGCGGTGTTTAAACACGATGTGCCGCAGCCTCCGAAAACCGATATTCAGACAGGTATCCGCCCGAATTTGCTGCAGGCGAGGGCTTTACTGCTGGCTGCCGGCTACCGTTACCGGGACGGTTTGCTGGTCGGCAAAGACGGCAAGCCGGTGCAGATAGAATATCTGGCCAGCCATAAATCATTTGAAAAAACCGCAGTGAAATGGCAGCGGGATTTAGCCAAAATCGGCATTTCGCTGAATATCCGCTTGGCGGATACGGCGCTTTACCAGCGCAGGATCAAAAATTTTGATTACGACATTATCATGACCACCTATGCCAACAGTGAAAGCCCGGGCAACGAGCAGTTTTCATATCACAGCTGCCAAGCCGCGAAAACACCGGGAGAGCGCAACTATGCCGGTTTGTGCGACGAAGCGGTAGAAGCGCTGCTCAAACGCTTCAGCAGCTTCACAAGCCGAGCGGATTTGGTGGCGAGCGCCCGTGCGCTCGACCGGGTGTTGCGCTGGCAATATTTGGTGGTGCCCAACTGGTATTCGGCTAAAAAACGTGTGATCTACCGCAACACGCTCGCCATGCCGGAGCGGCTGCCCAAATATTACGATGCGACCACATGGGCTTTGGAAACTTGGTGGGTTAAAAAATAACCGGTTTAATCAAAATATTATAGTGGATTAGCTTAAAAATAGTACGCTCGTCATACTCGGGTCAAGCCAGGGTATGACGGTATCGTTATTATGTAAGTAGATTGACTATAAGTTTGAAAATGCCTGTCTGAAAACAAGCGATGCAAGCTTTCAGACAGGCATTTGTGTGTTTGGCGGCTAGTGAAATTCTGCAAGCACCGGCGCGTGGTCGCTCGGGCGTTCCCAACCGCGGGCTTCCGTATCCACCGAAACCGCATGCAGGGCATCACGCATTGCAGCGCTGACGAGAATATGGTCGATGCGCAAGCCCTGCTTGCGGCGGAACATGGCGCCGCGGTAATCCCACCAAGTGTACATCACCGCATCGGGGTGGATATGGCGCAGGCTGTCGTGCAAACCTAAATCCAGCAAAGCTTGGAACCAAGTGCGTTCGGCGCTGGAGCAATGGATTTTTTCATGCCATTTTTCAGGGTCATAACAATCCAAATCTGCCGGCGCGATATTGAAATCGCCCAGCAACACCAGCTTTTTATGGCAGGCAAGTTCTTCTTTTACAAAGGTATTTAAAGCGGCAAACCATTCGCGCTTATATTCGAATTTCGGGCTGTCGAGCGCTTCGCCGTTAACGCAGTACACATCAATGATGCGGACGCCGTTAACCGTGGCTGCAATGACGCGTTTTTGCGGATCATCCGGCAGCAAAGGCAGGCAGGTGCTTACTTCAGTGATTTCGTGTTTGCTGATGATGGCCACGCCGTTATAGGTTTTCTGCCCGCTCCAAGCAACATGATAGCCCTGCATCTGAAAAACAGCGGCGGGAAATTGGTCGTGGTCGAGCTTGAGTTCCTGCAAAACCAATATGTCGGGCTGGTGCTGCTGAAGCCATTCCTGCACTTGCGGCAGGCGGACTTTGAGGGAGTTGACGTTCCAAGTGGCGATTTTCATAGCAAACGGATCGGGTTGGTAGGAAAAGTGGGATTGTAGCAAAAAACTAAACCGCCGAACCCATTACCTGGCCGGTTTAACGCAGCAAAGTAACGGTTCGGCGCCGGAAACGGCTTATTGCTTGGCTTCGTGATCCGTTGTGCAATAAACCCGGCACATCGCTTCGAGCAGGTTGAAGATTTCCGGCGAGGTGATGCGGTATTGCAGAATCCGGTGGTAGCGGGTGTAATCGACCACACCTTTTGCACGCAGTTTTGCCAGATGGTTGGATACGGCGGTTTGGTTGATGCCGACCACATTAACGATTTCCGTAACATTGCGTTCGCTCTGCGCCAGCAGACACAAAATCATCAATCTGTGGGGATGGGAAATCAGCTTTAGCAAAGAGGACGCACGCTCGGCATGCTCCATCATTTCGTTAGCGGTTTGTGATGTTATTGTCTTCATGGAAAGTATTTTAGATAGTTATGTAAAGAGCTGCAAGTGCTTTGATATTTAAGGATTTATATCAATATTATGAATATGAATGAAGTTAATTCTTGTTTATAGGTTTATGGAGTTATTCATATTGATTTAACTTTTCTACCAAGGAGTCTTTATAAGAAAAAGCCGGCGGTTAGTGCTTTAAAAAACAAATGCCTGTCTGAAAAATATTTTCAGACAGGCATTTGTTTGGTTGCCGGCTCAATCAGGCTTTCAATGCTTCTTGCAGTTCGCCCGCTTCATACATTTCCATCATGATGTCGGAGCCGCCCAGAAATTCGCCGTTTACATAAAGCTGCGGGATGGTCGGCCAGTTGCTGTATTCTTTGATGCCTTGACGCACTTCGTCGTTTTCCAACACGTTTACCGTTACAAAATCGTTGCAGCCGGCGGCTTGCAGCAATTGCACGGCGCGGGAAGAAAAGCCGCATTGCGGAAATTGTTTGGTGCCTTTCATAAACAGCACAACTCGGTGTGTGGTAACCACTTCTTTAATTTGGTCTTGAATACTCATCTTGATGGATTCCTAAAACAGTTGGTTAATTTCGTTCCAACACGGCGGCGAAAAAGCCGTCGGTTTGGTGTTGTTCCGTGTTCAGGCGCAAGTATACACCTGTATCGAGCGGAATTTTATAGTTACTTAGCAGGCCGGCGCAATCAACCGTATGCCATCCGGGATGGTTATCCAAAAAATGCCGCACCTGCATTTCGTTTTCTTCGGGCAAGATGCTGCAAGTGGCATAAACCAAGCGGCCTTTTGCGCTGACCAGTTTGGCGGCTTCGGCCAAAATAGTGGCTTGCTGCGTTTGCAGCGAAGCTAAAGTTTCGGGCGATTGGCGGTATTTCAAGTCGGGATTGCGGCGCAGAGTGCCCAAGCCGGAGCAGGGGGCATCAACCAATACACGGTCGGCTTTGCCGTAAAGGCGTGCGATACGCGTATCTGCTTCGCTGCTGATGCGCTCGGCATGGATATTGGCAACACCTGCGCGCGTCGAGCGGGGTTTGAGGTTGGCCAGGCGTTTTTCTGCGATGTCGAAAGCGTAGATGCGGCCTTGGTTGGCCATCATGGCGGCGATGGCCAACGTTTTGCCGCCCGCACCGGCGCAGAAGTCCGCCACGATTTCCCCGCGCTTGGCGCCGAGCAACAAAGCCAGCAGCTGGCTGCCTTCGTCCTGGATTTCCAGCGTGCCGTCAAGAAACAGCGGATGCCGGTTCAGCGAGGGTTTGTCTTGAAAGCGGATGCCCCAGGGTGAGAAAGGCGTGGCTTCGGCGGCAAAGCCTTCAGCTTGCAGTTGCGCCAAAACTTTATCCCGCTTGCCTTTTAAGGTGTTCACTCGGATGTCCAGCGGGGCAGGCCGGTTGACGCTGCGTCCGAATTGCAGAATGTCTCCTTCGCTGTAATGTTTCTGCGCGATTTCAACCAACCATTCAGGCAGTTCGGCGGCTGCGTGTAACGCGGTAAAGTGTTCTTTCGAGCCGGTAAACAGGGCTTTCAGGCTCTCGGCTTCTTCCGGCTTTGCCAAGCTTTGAATGAAAGCTGCATCGGCTCCCCGTCCGAATATCAAAGCGGCCAAAGCTGCTTGGCGCGGTTTGTTGCGCGGCTTGGACATGACGGTTTGGATTTTTTGATAGTGGCGCAATGTTGCAAACACCGTTTCGGCGATTTCATGGCGGTCTTGCCTGCCGAGTTTTCTGTGCTCGCGGAAATAAGCTGCGAGTACGGAATCGGCGGGTTGTTTAAATGCTAATATGTCGCTTAAAACGGCGGCTGTGTGGTCGAGTTGTGCAGGTGTCATTGCGGATAATAGGTAATCATGGTTGGGATGTGCGGATTATAGCGGAATAATCCGTGTGATGATTCGGGCGCTTATGATGCCTGTCTGAAAAGCGTGGAATGATAAGTCATACACATTTTATGTGGATAAGTGTGCGGATAAGGCGTGAATAAGCTGAAAAAGGCTTGCCGGGGCAAGCATTGTTTCATTTCTGATTAAAAAGTGTGCAAAATAATTCTTTTTAAATCATGTGGTTATTTATTCGTATTTGATTTGAAAAGACTTTCTGAAAATTAGTCTCAAATAGATGTTTCAGACAGGCATCGGTTGTTTTATGCGGTTTGCAACACCGGAAGGAATGAATGTTTTTAGGATACACGATAGCGCCCTGTTTGCGGTACAATCTCGTGTCTTGAGTAACTTCCAACCATGAAACCGAGCCATGAAAGCCAGCCAATTTTTCATTTCCACATTAAAAGAAGCCCCTGCCGAAGCCGCACTTGCCAGCCACAAATTAATGCTGCGCGCCGGTTTGATCAAAGCCAACGCTTCGGGTTTGTACACATGGATGCCTATGGGTTTGCGCGTGTTGCGCAAAGTTGAAAACATCGTGCGCGAAGAAATGAACCGCGCCGGTGCGGTGGAGTTACTGATGCCTGTGGTGCAGCCTGCCGAGCTGTGGGAAGAAAGCGGCCGTTGGGAATTTTACGGCAAAGAATTGCTGCGCCTGAAAGACCGCCACGAGCGCGATTTCTGCTTGGGCCCCACTTGTGAAGAGGTGATTACCGATATTGTTCGCAAAGAAATCACCAGCTATAAGCAGCTTCCGAAAAATTTCTACCACATCAACACCAAATTCCGCGACGAAGTGCGCCCCCGTTTCGGTGTGATGCGTGCGCGTGAATTTGTGATGAAAGATGCGTATTCTTTCCATGCCGATTACGAATCGCTGGTGCGCGACGGCTACCAGCCGATGTATGACGCTTATTGCCGCATTTTCAACCGTTTGGGCTTGAACTACCGCCCCGTAGCCGCAGATACGGGCAGCATCGGCGGCACCGGCTCGCACGAATTCCAAGTGTTGGCCGAAAGCGGAGAAGACGTGATTGCGTATAGCGACACATCCGATTTCGCTGCCAACGTAGAGCTGGCGCCGACCCTGCGGCAACAGGGCGAACGTGCCCCCGCAACCGAAACGCTCACTAAAGTACACACTCCGGATGTGAAAACCATTGCCGACTTGGTGGCGTTTTTGAGTGTGCCGGTTGAAAAAACGCTCAAATCCATTGTGGTGGAAGGCGAAGAAGAAGGCGAATTGGTGTTGCTGCTGTTGCGCGGCGATCACGAATTCAACGACATCAAAGCCGAAAAACTCACCGGTGTTAAATCTCCTTTAACCATGGCAACGCCCGCAGCGATTCAGACAGGCTTCGGCGCCAACGGCGGCTCGCTCGGACCTGTCGGCTTCAAAGGCAAAGTGTATGCCGATTTTGCGGTTGAAAAACTGGCCGACATCGTAATCGGTGCCAATGAAGACGGCTACCACTACACCGGCTTCAACTTCGGTCGCGACTGCCCCGAACCTGAGTTTGTCGATTTACGCAATGTGGTTGAAGGCGACCCCAGTCCCGACGGAAAAGGCTGCCTGAAGCTGGCGCGCGGTATCGAAGTGGGGCATGTGTTCCAGCTGCGCGACAAATATTCGCAAGCCATGAATGCCGGCTTCCTCGATAACAACGGTAAATCGCAAATTATGGAAATGGGTTGCTACGGTATCGGCGTAACCCGCATTGTTGCCGCTGCCATCGAACAAAACAACGACGAGCGCGGCATCATCTGGACGGATGCGATGGCGCCGTTTGAAGTGGTGGTTGTGCCGATGAATTACAAAAAATCCGATGCCGTGCGCGAAGTTGCCGACAAACTCTATGCCGA
This portion of the Neisseria canis genome encodes:
- a CDS encoding extracellular solute-binding protein; amino-acid sequence: MKKLFAAALCLLSPALYAAHGFSLGAPLLYPPDFKHFSYVNPDAPKGGTLVLPALGGFDTLNPFTLKGEAASGIGILTVDQLMVQGQDEPFAMYGLLAESAELAPDGLSVIFKLNPKARFHNGDPVLAKDVKTSFELLTKDEAAQPMYRLYWPDVAGVDELDARTVRFRLKQRNAELHLTLGQLPVFSHKSYPKGLAAATNTPPIGSGPYRLGKSESGRSIEFKRDKGYWAQNLPARKGMFNFDTVRFLYYRDNAVRIEGIKGGRYDFTEEYTARNWARAYPDTILQKRALEKREWPHSNTAGMQAFVMNQRRGFFKDIRVRRALVLSFDFESINQRLFYGTYTRSNSFFTNSEMAATGKPEGAELEILKPLSGKLPEAVFKHDVPQPPKTDIQTGIRPNLLQARALLLAAGYRYRDGLLVGKDGKPVQIEYLASHKSFEKTAVKWQRDLAKIGISLNIRLADTALYQRRIKNFDYDIIMTTYANSESPGNEQFSYHSCQAAKTPGERNYAGLCDEAVEALLKRFSSFTSRADLVASARALDRVLRWQYLVVPNWYSAKKRVIYRNTLAMPERLPKYYDATTWALETWWVKK
- the xth gene encoding exodeoxyribonuclease III, with the protein product MKIATWNVNSLKVRLPQVQEWLQQHQPDILVLQELKLDHDQFPAAVFQMQGYHVAWSGQKTYNGVAIISKHEITEVSTCLPLLPDDPQKRVIAATVNGVRIIDVYCVNGEALDSPKFEYKREWFAALNTFVKEELACHKKLVLLGDFNIAPADLDCYDPEKWHEKIHCSSAERTWFQALLDLGLHDSLRHIHPDAVMYTWWDYRGAMFRRKQGLRIDHILVSAAMRDALHAVSVDTEARGWERPSDHAPVLAEFH
- a CDS encoding ArsR/SmtB family transcription factor, with translation MKTITSQTANEMMEHAERASSLLKLISHPHRLMILCLLAQSERNVTEIVNVVGINQTAVSNHLAKLRAKGVVDYTRYHRILQYRITSPEIFNLLEAMCRVYCTTDHEAKQ
- the grxD gene encoding Grx4 family monothiol glutaredoxin, which translates into the protein MSIQDQIKEVVTTHRVVLFMKGTKQFPQCGFSSRAVQLLQAAGCNDFVTVNVLENDEVRQGIKEYSNWPTIPQLYVNGEFLGGSDIMMEMYEAGELQEALKA
- a CDS encoding RsmB/NOP family class I SAM-dependent RNA methyltransferase is translated as MTPAQLDHTAAVLSDILAFKQPADSVLAAYFREHRKLGRQDRHEIAETVFATLRHYQKIQTVMSKPRNKPRQAALAALIFGRGADAAFIQSLAKPEEAESLKALFTGSKEHFTALHAAAELPEWLVEIAQKHYSEGDILQFGRSVNRPAPLDIRVNTLKGKRDKVLAQLQAEGFAAEATPFSPWGIRFQDKPSLNRHPLFLDGTLEIQDEGSQLLALLLGAKRGEIVADFCAGAGGKTLAIAAMMANQGRIYAFDIAEKRLANLKPRSTRAGVANIHAERISSEADTRIARLYGKADRVLVDAPCSGLGTLRRNPDLKYRQSPETLASLQTQQATILAEAAKLVSAKGRLVYATCSILPEENEMQVRHFLDNHPGWHTVDCAGLLSNYKIPLDTGVYLRLNTEQHQTDGFFAAVLERN
- a CDS encoding proline--tRNA ligase, with the translated sequence MKASQFFISTLKEAPAEAALASHKLMLRAGLIKANASGLYTWMPMGLRVLRKVENIVREEMNRAGAVELLMPVVQPAELWEESGRWEFYGKELLRLKDRHERDFCLGPTCEEVITDIVRKEITSYKQLPKNFYHINTKFRDEVRPRFGVMRAREFVMKDAYSFHADYESLVRDGYQPMYDAYCRIFNRLGLNYRPVAADTGSIGGTGSHEFQVLAESGEDVIAYSDTSDFAANVELAPTLRQQGERAPATETLTKVHTPDVKTIADLVAFLSVPVEKTLKSIVVEGEEEGELVLLLLRGDHEFNDIKAEKLTGVKSPLTMATPAAIQTGFGANGGSLGPVGFKGKVYADFAVEKLADIVIGANEDGYHYTGFNFGRDCPEPEFVDLRNVVEGDPSPDGKGCLKLARGIEVGHVFQLRDKYSQAMNAGFLDNNGKSQIMEMGCYGIGVTRIVAAAIEQNNDERGIIWTDAMAPFEVVVVPMNYKKSDAVREVADKLYAELLAKGVDVLLDDRDERAGVLLNDSELLGIPHRIVIGDRGLKKGVVEYAKRTDSEAQSVAVDAVVEKVAAGLQK